Proteins encoded by one window of Rutidosis leptorrhynchoides isolate AG116_Rl617_1_P2 chromosome 7, CSIRO_AGI_Rlap_v1, whole genome shotgun sequence:
- the LOC139858700 gene encoding protein TORNADO 2 — translation MSITPKTNMAMSNNVIGGINFIAMLLSIPVIGTGIWLATETDNSCVQFLQWPVIILGILILVVAITGFIGGFWRVTWLLVFYLISMLVLIILLTCLVVFVYMVTSRGSGHPEPSRSFLEYRLDDYSGFLKRRVRSHYKWDKIRTCLSSTSVCAELNQTYRMAQDFFDAHISPLQSGCCKPPTQCGYTFVNPTYWISPINNAADMDCLNWSNEQTELCYACDSCKAGLLENLKKEWRKANIVLIITLVALICVYLIGCCAFRNAKTEDLFRKYKQGYT, via the exons ATGTCTATCACCCCAAAAACTAACATGGCAATGAGCAATAATGTCATAGGAGGCATCAACTTCATCGCAATGTTGCTATCGATCCCCGTCATAGGAACCGGGATCTGGCTAGCAACAGAAACAGATAACAGTTGTGTCCAATTTCTACAATGGCCCGTTATAATATTAGGAATCTTGATATTAGTTGTAGCCATTACGGGCTTCATTGGAGGGTTTTGGCGTGTCACATGGCTCCTCGTGTTTTATCTTATTTCAATGCTAGTATTAATCATTTTACTCACTTGTTTGGTGGTTTTCGTTTATATGGTAACCTCTAGGGGTTCTGGTCATCCTGAGCCAAGCCGGTCTTTTTTGGAATACCGGCTTGATGATTACTCAGGATTTTTAAAACGGAGAGTTAGAAGTCATTATAAATGGGATAAGATTAGAACTTGTTTAAGTTCGACTAGTGTATGTGCCGAACTGAATCAAACTTATCGCATGGCTCAAGATTTCTTCGATGCCCACATTTCGCCGTTACAG TCAGGATGTTGTAAACCTCCAACTCAATGTGGGTACACTTTCGTAAACCCGACATATTGGATTAGTCCGATTAACAATGCAGCCGATATGGATTGCCTCAATTGGAGCAACGAACAAACGGAGTTATGTTACGCTTGTGATTCGTGCAAGGCCGGGTTGCTCGAGAATTTGAAGAAGGAATGGAGGAAAGCAAACATAGTTTTGATCATAACACTTGTGGCTTTAATATGTGTTTACTTAATTGGATGTTGTGCTTTTAGGAATGCAAAAACTGAAGATCTTTTTCGCAAGTATAAGCAAGGTTATACGTGA